From a single Eremothecium sinecaudum strain ATCC 58844 chromosome III, complete sequence genomic region:
- the EMG1 gene encoding 18S rRNA pseudouridine methyltransferase (Syntenic homolog of Ashbya gossypii AFR686C; Syntenic homolog of Saccharomyces cerevisiae YLR186W (EMG1)), with amino-acid sequence MVEDSKTRDALKNSTETKALPASLVPQPPPVLTSKDKTTQRLIVVLSQASLETHKIFSGGHGGDKYALLNCDDHQGLLRKLGKDISEARPDITHQCLLTLLDSPINKAGKLQVYIQTSKGVLIEVNPTVRIPRTFKRFSGLMVQLLHKLSIRSVNSEEKLLRIIKNPITDHLPTKCRKVTLSFEAPVVRVQDYVGKLDSDESICVFVGAMARGQDVFADEYVDEKIGLSNYPLSASVACSKFCHGCEDAWQIL; translated from the coding sequence CTTCACTGGTACCACAACCCCCACCAGTGCTAACTTCAAAAGACAAAACAACTCAAAGATTGATTGTTGTGCTATCGCAAGCTTCTCTGGAAACACATAAAATATTTTCAGGTGGTCACGGTGGTGATAAATACGCTTTGCTAAACTGTGATGACCACCAAGGTCTACTCAGAAAGCTTGGCAAAGATATTAGTGAAGCTAGACCAGATATTACACATCAATGTTTATTAACTTTACTTGATTCTCCAATTAACAAAGCAGGAAAGTTACAGGTATACATTCAAACTAGCAAGGGTGTGTTGATCGAGGTGAATCCTACCGTCCGTATTCCAAGAACATTTAAACGTTTTTCAGGTTTGATGGTTCAACTTCTGCACAAATTGTCGATTCGTTCAGTGAACTCCGAAGAGAAGCTGCTACGAATTATTAAAAACCCTATAACTGATCATCTTCCTACAAAGTGTCGTAAAGTAACGTTATCCTTTGAGGCGCCAGTAGTTAGGGTCCAAGATTATGTCGGAAAGCTAGATTCCGATGAAAGTATATGTGTTTTTGTTGGTGCAATGGCTAGAGGCCAGGATGTATTTGCAGATGAATATGTGGATGAGAAGATTGGTTTATCTAATTATCCTTTGTCAGCTTCTGTTGCATGCTCTAAATTTTGTCACGGTTGTGAAGATGCATGGCAAATTTTGTAG